One candidate division WOR-3 bacterium genomic window carries:
- the frr gene encoding ribosome recycling factor, translating into MLEQVYRDFRAKMAKTVEVLEAEFARIRTARANPAILDGVRVNYYDTPTPLKQLASISVPEPRQLVVQPWDRTILPEIEKAIQRAELGLNPKVEANLIRLQIPPLTEERRRELVKLCGKLTEDARVAVRNLRREANEAVKKLEKDKKISEDDAKAGSKKIQEFTDEYIRKLDELLKKKEAEVLEK; encoded by the coding sequence ATGCTAGAACAGGTCTATCGTGATTTTCGGGCCAAAATGGCCAAGACGGTTGAAGTCCTCGAGGCTGAATTCGCCCGTATCCGCACCGCCCGCGCCAACCCAGCCATCCTTGATGGCGTGCGCGTGAACTACTACGATACACCGACCCCGCTCAAGCAATTGGCGAGCATCTCGGTGCCCGAACCCAGACAACTTGTTGTTCAACCCTGGGACCGAACCATCCTGCCCGAAATCGAGAAGGCAATTCAACGGGCTGAGCTTGGTCTGAACCCCAAGGTCGAGGCCAACCTCATCCGACTACAGATTCCTCCCCTTACTGAGGAGCGACGTCGGGAACTGGTCAAGCTGTGCGGCAAACTAACCGAGGACGCACGGGTCGCAGTACGCAACCTGCGCCGCGAAGCCAACGAGGCCGTAAAGAAACTCGAAAAGGACAAGAAGATATCTGAGGACGACGCCAAGGCCGGTTCGAAGAAAATCCAAGAGTTCACCGACGAATACATCCGCAAGCTCGACGAACTACTGAAAAAGAAGGAAGCCGAAGTCCTTGAAAAGTGA